One part of the Arabidopsis thaliana chromosome 1 sequence genome encodes these proteins:
- a CDS encoding kinase-like protein, producing MWTVRRTMERHCVFVTIFVLILHLVQAQNQTGFISVDCGLSPPESPYNAPQTGLTYTSDTGLINTGKTGRIAKDFEPFVDKPALTMRYFPDGIRNCYNLNVTRDTNYLIKATFVYGNYDGLNVDPNFDLYLGPNLWTTVSSNDTTEEIIHVTKFNSLQICLVKTGISIPFINVLELRPLKKNVYATQSGSLKYLFRMYVSNSSRRIR from the exons ATGTGGACAGTCAGGAGAACCATGGAGAGACATTGTGTGTTCGTTACCATTTTTGTGCTAATACTTCATCTTGTTCAAGCTCAAAATCAAACCG GATTCATTAGTGTAGATTGCGGTTTATCCCCTCCCGAGTCACCTTACAATGCACCTCAAACAGGTTTAACATATACATCAGATACCGGTTTAATAAACACTGGGAAGACTGGTAGAATCGCCAAGGATTTCGAACCATTCGTGGATAAGCCGGCTTTGACAATGAGATACTTTCCAGACGGAATACGAAACTGCTACAATCTAAATGTCACCCGCGACACCAATTATCTGATCAAGGCCACCTTCGTTTATGGAAATTATGATGGGCTTAATGTTGACCCGAACTTCGACCTTTACCTCGGTCCGAATTTATGGACAACGGTGAGTAGTAATGACACGACAGAGGAGATCATCCATGTGACCAAATTCAATTCTTTGCAGATATGTCTTGTTAAGACGGGAATAAGTATAccttttataaatgttttggaGCTCCGAccattgaagaaaaatgtatacGCTACTCAAAGCGGTTCATTGAAGTACTTATTCAGGATGTATGTTAGCAATTCAAGTCGTCGTATAAGGTAA